A genomic region of Thermodesulfobacteriota bacterium contains the following coding sequences:
- a CDS encoding TolC family protein: MNYSLKLILSGVIQFTIAAVFASLIMACAGRPVPVEKTIRSDFSAVASRYRPGDAKPDLPVLSTRSGIDDYLRFAILNNPAVEAAYYEWAASVEQISVARSLPDPRLTFQADIADMISSLMAGLMLDLPGPGKLRAAGEAAAAESRVRYAAFEAEVLRIAFAVKSAYYRLAFLEENIHVQRDTLKLLDDLEQLARQQNAAGRAMLQDVLRAQIEQEQLRTRIENLEDSRGMLLAEFKAALGLGPGDSIPPTPSVFTLSGETPDSEGILETALRQNPAIQQMAADIKRAQAMLDLARKAGVPDFSIGLEVDVKPDPVMWRPSAGISLPVWRDRIAAEIAAAQAGKRAAEARLDGEQVRIAAELAAMLYMHRESVRNADLLENRLIPKGRQSLEAARAGYASGRSAFFDVIESHRQLLMFDTALIEARTQRELSLANLSLLIAGTPPPGDPLQHSEENSDHQNTKEDSR; the protein is encoded by the coding sequence ATGAATTATAGCCTGAAACTTATTTTATCCGGGGTGATACAATTTACTATTGCTGCCGTTTTTGCATCATTGATTATGGCATGCGCTGGCCGGCCCGTTCCGGTTGAAAAAACCATCCGCAGCGATTTCAGCGCGGTTGCTTCGCGCTATCGGCCGGGAGACGCCAAACCAGATCTGCCGGTTCTAAGCACCCGGTCCGGGATAGACGATTATCTGCGTTTCGCGATACTCAACAATCCTGCCGTCGAAGCGGCCTATTACGAATGGGCCGCGAGCGTGGAGCAGATCTCTGTGGCCCGTTCCCTTCCGGACCCGCGCCTGACCTTCCAGGCGGACATCGCCGATATGATTTCCTCTCTCATGGCGGGTCTGATGCTGGATCTGCCCGGCCCCGGGAAGCTGCGCGCGGCCGGCGAGGCGGCCGCCGCCGAAAGCCGGGTGCGTTACGCCGCATTTGAAGCGGAAGTTCTCCGCATTGCCTTTGCCGTCAAAAGCGCTTATTACCGGCTTGCCTTCCTGGAAGAAAACATCCACGTCCAGCGGGATACGCTCAAGCTGCTTGATGACCTGGAACAGCTGGCCCGGCAGCAGAATGCCGCCGGACGCGCCATGCTTCAGGATGTATTGCGGGCGCAGATCGAACAGGAACAGCTCAGAACCCGGATCGAGAATCTGGAAGATTCACGTGGCATGCTGCTGGCCGAATTCAAAGCCGCTCTCGGCCTGGGCCCCGGAGACAGCATTCCGCCCACGCCCTCGGTCTTCACCCTCTCCGGGGAGACACCTGACAGTGAAGGCATTCTGGAAACCGCCCTGCGGCAGAACCCGGCCATTCAACAGATGGCGGCGGACATAAAAAGGGCGCAAGCCATGCTTGATCTGGCGCGCAAGGCCGGCGTGCCGGATTTTTCGATCGGTTTAGAAGTTGATGTGAAGCCCGACCCGGTCATGTGGCGGCCGTCGGCTGGCATCAGCCTGCCTGTCTGGCGCGACCGGATCGCAGCGGAAATAGCGGCTGCCCAGGCAGGCAAGCGCGCCGCCGAGGCGCGCCTTGACGGTGAACAGGTGCGAATCGCGGCAGAGCTTGCCGCGATGCTTTACATGCATCGCGAGAGTGTCCGCAACGCAGATCTTTTGGAGAACCGCCTCATTCCCAAGGGGCGGCAGTCGCTTGAGGCGGCCCGCGCCGGATATGCAAGCGGCAGGTCTGCTTTTTTCGATGTGATCGAAAGCCACCGCCAACTGCTGATGTTCGATACCGCGCTCATCGAGGCCCGCACGCAACGGGAGCTGTCGCTGGCAAACCTCTCGCTTTTAATTGCCGGCACGCCACCGCCGGGCGACCCGTTGCAGCATTCCGAGGAGAATTCTGATCACCAAAATACGAAGGAGGATTCCCGATGA
- a CDS encoding efflux RND transporter periplasmic adaptor subunit, with protein sequence MKRFIVITAAVALLLIAAFAGFFLGRGTHRPMAVSTEGKRIEASPQVYTCSMHPQVRLNKPGKCPICEMPLIPADSAPPSEGVTPSLSLSSHALAMAAVDTVPVAYHELTHNLRAVGKVQYNEASLATVTARIDGYAEKLFVNITGVDIEAGDHLVEIYSPELLVGQQELLIAMQSGDGSLAETARLKLRRWGLTGEQIKQLADSRKVAERATLYSPITGTVIEKTIVENSAFKAGDALYRIANLDTVWAYLDIYEFDLAWIRYGQTVALTAEAYPGRTFTGMVTFVEPVLNENTRTVRVPVHVENKRHDLKPGMFVSAVIRAPLDSGGRAAPTGVEGKFTCPMHPQVIQDVTGSCPMCGMALEQIPGGEMHAAHEGRAAEPSQTEVYACPMKCEDGKTYDAPGNCPVCQMKLERTAAPPKSDDARKKGLLAVPNSAVLDSGSRRIVYVEKDRGVFEPREVTLGPRSGDFFPVLKGLTEGERVAARGGFLIDSQFQVTGHPSLFYPGGLQADMGHAHGAPESIPAADTPAEPATVETPADSSAAGHNH encoded by the coding sequence ATGAAACGTTTCATCGTTATTACGGCCGCCGTCGCGCTCCTGTTGATCGCCGCTTTTGCCGGTTTCTTCCTCGGCCGCGGGACTCACCGGCCCATGGCCGTTTCCACGGAGGGAAAAAGGATTGAAGCCTCGCCCCAGGTTTACACCTGTTCCATGCACCCACAGGTTCGCCTGAACAAACCCGGCAAATGCCCGATCTGTGAAATGCCCCTGATCCCTGCGGACAGCGCACCACCATCGGAAGGCGTCACACCCTCCCTGAGTCTGTCCAGTCACGCCCTTGCCATGGCTGCCGTGGATACGGTCCCCGTTGCCTATCATGAACTGACCCACAATCTGCGGGCCGTCGGCAAGGTTCAATACAACGAAGCCTCCCTCGCGACAGTCACTGCCCGCATAGATGGCTATGCCGAAAAATTGTTTGTCAATATCACGGGCGTGGATATCGAGGCCGGCGATCACCTGGTGGAGATCTACAGTCCGGAACTGCTTGTCGGTCAGCAGGAGTTGCTCATCGCCATGCAGAGCGGCGACGGATCTCTGGCGGAAACCGCCAGGCTCAAGCTGCGCCGCTGGGGACTCACCGGGGAGCAGATCAAACAGCTTGCCGACTCCCGCAAGGTTGCCGAACGGGCGACCCTTTATTCGCCCATCACGGGTACGGTCATCGAAAAAACGATCGTTGAAAACAGCGCCTTCAAGGCCGGCGATGCTCTCTACCGCATCGCCAACCTGGACACAGTCTGGGCCTATCTGGACATTTACGAATTTGACCTTGCCTGGATTCGTTACGGTCAGACGGTTGCACTTACCGCCGAGGCCTATCCGGGCCGGACGTTCACCGGCATGGTCACCTTCGTGGAGCCGGTGCTCAACGAGAATACCCGTACGGTCCGCGTCCCGGTCCATGTGGAAAACAAAAGACACGATCTCAAGCCCGGCATGTTCGTCAGCGCGGTCATCAGGGCGCCGCTGGACTCCGGCGGACGGGCCGCTCCAACGGGCGTGGAAGGAAAATTCACCTGCCCGATGCATCCGCAGGTTATTCAGGATGTCACCGGCTCATGCCCCATGTGCGGCATGGCCCTGGAACAGATACCCGGCGGGGAAATGCATGCGGCGCATGAAGGTCGCGCGGCCGAGCCGTCGCAAACGGAGGTCTATGCCTGCCCAATGAAATGTGAAGACGGGAAAACATATGATGCCCCCGGCAACTGTCCGGTCTGCCAGATGAAGCTTGAAAGAACAGCAGCACCCCCGAAATCGGACGATGCCCGAAAAAAAGGCCTGCTTGCCGTGCCCAATAGCGCCGTTCTGGACAGCGGTTCGCGGCGAATCGTTTATGTGGAAAAGGACCGCGGCGTCTTTGAGCCGCGCGAGGTTACGCTCGGCCCGCGCAGTGGTGACTTCTTCCCGGTATTAAAGGGGTTGACCGAGGGCGAGCGTGTGGCGGCGCGCGGCGGTTTTCTCATCGACAGCCAGTTCCAGGTAACTGGTCACCCCAGCCTGTTTTACCCCGGCGGCCTCCAGGCGGACATGGGGCACGCCCACGGCGCTCCGGAAAGCATTCCTGCCGCCGATACGCCAGCCGAACCGGCAACGGTTGAAACTCCGGCGGATTCATCCGCCGCCGGCCACAATCATTAA
- a CDS encoding efflux RND transporter permease subunit, translating to MVNALIRWCLKNTFLMLLLTAALSGAGYWAIMHTPVDALPDIGEKQVIVYADWPGRSPQDVDDQVTYPLTTSLTGTPGVKAIRSMSGFGFAMVFVIFKDEVDYYWARSRVLERMNVAQQRLPMGVMPVLGPDATALGQVYWYTVEGEGFDLAELRSIQDWYIRYQLQSVDGVSEVAGIGGFVKQYQIDLHPDKMRAHRVTLMEVLEAVRKSNIDVGAKVVENGGSEFFIRGVGFVKTIEDLEKIVIRQQGGTPVFVRNVATVQMGPDFRRGALDKAGMEAVGGVVLMRYGENPREVVRRVKGKIAQLEPGLPSKALGGGRVSKVRVVPFYDRTTIVEETLVTLKQALLEEAVLASLVVIFFLLHLRTAVTVLPTLPLALASSFVLMYLFGVDSNIMSLAGLAIAIGDISDMGIIMSENIYRHLASAGEEDKKTKGYFGIVYEGASEVGGAILTAVSNTIVSFIPVFFLTDQEGKLFKPLAFAKTFAIGSSVVLAVTVVPFLCYLLFRPLEQRAKSIFITAAVCGIMAAFASHAAFMWGAAAAPGHGWLMSAAIGIGIFLCVLRMAREKFVPLERNRVSRIIAGIYAPSLRWILGHKKTFMVAPLILLFCGFTVWLGIHQTLYPLQWAVNLFARAKASPALRQLMYAPADVDVTRPLLELDQLRWQRIQDNRGFERSRMLFRRQDPVEREAETLAGLTVVRESRILPGIGREFMPPLDEGSFLYMPSLLPQASLSQAVEVNSRQDMAIAGVPEVESVVGKIGRADSALDPAPIGMMETVVILKPEDQWRTVPVNRFFAGWPGWLKAPLAWIWPEERRILKKEILAELQERTAIPGVLPTWLQPIQTRLVMLQTGFRAMMGVKIYGSDLREIERIGLKMEQLLRGVPGATDIVADRIVGKPYLQIEIDRDRIARYGVNIRDVQDVIETALGGVNIMDSVEGRERYPIRVRLLRDFREDLAAIERISIPSSTGAQVPLAQLAAIKTVLGPQEIKGERGLLVGYVTMNTRDRDEVSVVQDAEALLQQAVRNGRLVLPAGYYWEWSGQFENQVRATARMKILVPITLGIMFVMLYLGFARWWVAPVIFFGVLVSASGGFIMLAIWGANLSVAVWVGFLVLFGVVDDDGVIMATYLEGIFKDLSPASVEDIREAVVDAGLKRIRPCLMTIATTVIGLMPIFWATGRGSDVMQPMAIPSVGGMTVSLITLFIVPCLFSAVEEWKWRWKH from the coding sequence ATGGTGAATGCGCTTATCCGCTGGTGTTTGAAAAACACCTTTCTGATGCTGCTCCTGACCGCCGCGCTCTCCGGCGCGGGATACTGGGCAATCATGCATACGCCGGTGGACGCCCTCCCGGACATCGGCGAAAAACAGGTCATTGTTTACGCGGACTGGCCGGGACGCAGTCCGCAGGACGTGGACGACCAGGTGACCTACCCGCTCACGACCAGCCTGACGGGCACGCCGGGCGTGAAAGCCATCCGCTCCATGTCGGGTTTCGGCTTTGCCATGGTGTTCGTGATTTTCAAGGATGAGGTGGATTATTACTGGGCCCGCTCGCGGGTGCTCGAACGCATGAACGTGGCCCAGCAGCGGTTGCCCATGGGCGTCATGCCCGTCCTCGGCCCGGACGCCACGGCCCTGGGCCAGGTCTACTGGTACACCGTCGAGGGCGAAGGCTTCGATCTGGCCGAGCTGCGTTCGATTCAGGACTGGTACATCCGCTACCAGCTTCAGTCGGTGGACGGCGTGAGCGAGGTGGCGGGTATCGGCGGTTTCGTCAAGCAGTATCAGATCGATCTCCATCCGGACAAGATGCGGGCTCACCGGGTGACGCTCATGGAGGTGCTGGAAGCCGTACGCAAAAGCAATATCGACGTCGGGGCGAAGGTGGTGGAAAACGGCGGCTCGGAGTTCTTCATCCGGGGGGTGGGCTTTGTCAAAACCATTGAAGACCTGGAAAAAATCGTCATCCGCCAGCAAGGCGGCACGCCGGTCTTTGTACGAAACGTTGCCACGGTACAGATGGGGCCGGATTTCAGGCGCGGCGCCCTGGACAAGGCCGGCATGGAGGCCGTGGGCGGCGTGGTCCTCATGCGTTACGGTGAAAACCCGAGGGAAGTGGTTCGACGCGTGAAGGGAAAAATCGCGCAGCTTGAACCCGGCCTTCCGTCGAAAGCACTTGGCGGCGGACGTGTTTCCAAGGTCAGGGTCGTGCCGTTCTATGACCGCACCACCATCGTCGAGGAAACCCTTGTTACACTGAAGCAAGCGCTCCTGGAGGAAGCCGTTCTGGCAAGCCTGGTGGTTATCTTCTTCCTGCTGCATCTGCGAACCGCCGTGACGGTTCTGCCGACCCTGCCGCTTGCGCTGGCAAGCTCCTTTGTGCTGATGTATCTTTTCGGCGTGGACAGCAATATCATGTCCCTGGCCGGTCTGGCCATCGCCATCGGCGATATCTCCGACATGGGCATCATCATGTCGGAAAACATTTACCGCCACCTCGCCTCCGCCGGGGAGGAGGACAAAAAGACAAAAGGCTATTTCGGAATTGTTTACGAAGGGGCAAGCGAAGTCGGCGGCGCTATTTTAACGGCCGTCAGCAACACCATCGTTTCCTTTATTCCGGTGTTCTTCCTTACCGATCAGGAAGGCAAGCTCTTCAAGCCCCTGGCTTTCGCCAAGACCTTCGCCATCGGTTCTTCCGTCGTTCTGGCCGTCACGGTCGTCCCTTTCCTCTGTTATCTGCTGTTCCGGCCCCTGGAACAGCGCGCGAAAAGCATCTTTATCACGGCGGCGGTTTGCGGCATAATGGCGGCATTCGCATCCCATGCCGCGTTCATGTGGGGCGCCGCGGCCGCGCCCGGTCACGGCTGGCTGATGTCCGCCGCCATCGGAATCGGCATTTTCCTCTGCGTTCTCCGCATGGCACGCGAAAAGTTCGTGCCTCTTGAGAGAAACCGTGTTTCACGGATCATTGCCGGGATATATGCGCCGTCTCTGCGATGGATTCTCGGTCATAAAAAAACATTCATGGTTGCACCGCTGATCCTTCTCTTCTGCGGGTTTACGGTGTGGCTTGGCATTCACCAAACCCTTTACCCCCTGCAATGGGCGGTCAACCTGTTTGCCCGCGCCAAAGCTTCTCCGGCGCTCAGGCAACTGATGTACGCACCGGCCGATGTCGATGTCACGCGCCCCCTGCTGGAATTGGACCAGCTCCGCTGGCAACGGATTCAAGACAACAGGGGATTCGAACGAAGCCGTATGCTTTTCCGGCGGCAGGACCCGGTCGAACGCGAAGCGGAAACCCTGGCCGGCCTGACCGTCGTTCGGGAAAGCCGCATTCTGCCCGGCATCGGGCGCGAGTTCATGCCGCCCCTTGATGAAGGTTCTTTCCTTTATATGCCGTCACTCCTGCCGCAGGCCTCGCTTTCCCAGGCGGTGGAAGTCAACAGCAGGCAGGACATGGCCATTGCCGGCGTGCCTGAAGTCGAAAGCGTCGTTGGCAAAATCGGACGCGCCGATTCGGCCCTTGATCCCGCGCCCATCGGCATGATGGAAACCGTCGTCATTCTCAAGCCCGAGGATCAGTGGCGGACGGTTCCGGTCAATCGCTTTTTCGCGGGCTGGCCTGGATGGCTCAAGGCGCCGCTGGCATGGATCTGGCCTGAGGAACGCCGCATCCTGAAAAAGGAGATTCTCGCCGAGCTGCAGGAACGCACCGCCATTCCGGGCGTGCTGCCCACCTGGCTCCAGCCGATCCAGACGCGCCTGGTGATGCTGCAGACCGGTTTTCGCGCCATGATGGGCGTCAAAATCTACGGCAGCGACCTGCGCGAGATCGAACGCATCGGCCTTAAGATGGAACAGCTTCTTCGCGGGGTTCCCGGCGCGACGGACATCGTCGCCGACCGCATCGTGGGCAAGCCCTATCTCCAGATCGAGATCGACCGCGATCGCATCGCCCGCTACGGCGTTAACATCCGCGACGTGCAGGACGTTATCGAAACCGCCCTGGGCGGCGTAAATATCATGGATTCGGTGGAGGGCCGCGAGCGCTACCCGATCCGCGTCCGGTTGCTGCGCGATTTCCGGGAAGACCTGGCCGCCATCGAACGGATCAGTATCCCCTCCTCCACCGGCGCGCAGGTGCCGCTCGCCCAGCTTGCCGCCATCAAAACCGTTCTCGGCCCCCAGGAAATCAAGGGTGAACGCGGCCTGCTGGTCGGCTATGTGACGATGAACACCCGCGACCGCGATGAAGTCTCGGTTGTCCAGGATGCCGAGGCGCTGCTCCAGCAGGCGGTCCGGAATGGGCGGCTGGTCCTGCCCGCCGGTTACTACTGGGAATGGTCCGGCCAGTTCGAAAACCAGGTCAGGGCCACGGCCCGCATGAAAATTCTTGTCCCCATCACCCTCGGCATCATGTTCGTGATGCTCTATCTGGGGTTTGCCCGATGGTGGGTCGCGCCGGTAATTTTCTTCGGCGTGCTGGTGTCCGCTTCCGGTGGTTTTATCATGCTCGCAATCTGGGGCGCCAATCTTTCCGTGGCTGTCTGGGTCGGATTCCTGGTACTTTTCGGCGTGGTGGACGACGACGGTGTGATCATGGCCACTTATCTGGAAGGAATATTTAAGGATCTTTCCCCGGCTTCCGTGGAGGATATCCGCGAAGCCGTTGTCGATGCGGGCCTGAAGCGCATTCGTCCCTGCCTGATGACCATTGCCACCACGGTCATCGGCCTGATGCCGATTTTCTGGGCCACCGGCCGCGGGTCGGATGTCATGCAGCCGATGGCCATTCCATCGGTCGGCGGCATGACGGTTTCGCTGATCACGCTTTTTATCGTGCCCTGCCTGTTCTCTGCCGTCGAAGAATGGAAATGGCGGTGGAAACATTGA
- a CDS encoding DUF1365 family protein: MNSKIYTGYIEHTRHAPRHHRLRYPLYVYGLDLDELPALDRRLPLFGYNRFRPSAIYDRDYGCPGDESIREKLLALLEKEGVDRPVERIMLITSARYFNYVFNPVNFYYCYGTGGETVAVVAEVNNTFGERHLYVLTSQRNDTGGYALSYETAKAFHVSPFNNLEGTYHFFFSSLETGLDIKIELIRDGELVFEAKLVGKAVALTPGSHARTLLAHPVVPHLSIPRIYWQAFRLSFQRKLAYHPKPAPKSIMTIPSTKPFLLQTLCQRIVMSVLRKINQGQLQMILPDRRRRILGTEGSGPKGVIDVRDYHFFPRLVFQGDIGFGEAYVDGNWDSPDLAGLFTVLIKNRSAISDGNWLTALPLLIKERLAHIARKNSIPGSRENIYQHYDLGNDFYALFLDDSMTYSCALFQSPGDSLETAQQHKLNRIIEKARIGPDDHVLEIGCGWGGFAIEAVRQTGCRVTGITISQAQHDLAVERVRQAGLQDRIDIQLKDFRHLEGAFDRIVSIEMLEAVGEKYMAGFFQACDRLLKKGGRAVIQTITIPDQRYREYRRQRDWIQKHIFPGGHLPSLTLISSILTRKTGFTIDYLENIGPHYAITLNHWRRRFMDNEAHVRALGFDTVFIRKWFYYLAVCEAGFANRALGDLQLVLVRE; this comes from the coding sequence ATGAACTCAAAAATTTATACCGGATATATCGAGCATACCCGTCATGCGCCCCGGCATCACCGCCTGCGGTACCCGCTTTATGTTTATGGCCTGGATCTGGATGAACTGCCGGCCCTGGACCGGCGCCTGCCCCTGTTCGGTTACAACCGTTTCCGGCCGTCTGCCATTTATGACCGGGATTACGGCTGTCCCGGCGACGAATCCATCAGGGAAAAACTGCTGGCCCTGCTGGAAAAAGAGGGGGTTGACCGGCCTGTCGAGCGGATCATGCTGATCACCTCGGCGCGGTATTTCAACTATGTCTTCAATCCGGTCAATTTCTATTACTGCTACGGCACCGGCGGCGAGACGGTGGCGGTCGTGGCCGAAGTAAACAACACTTTCGGCGAACGTCATTTATACGTGCTCACCAGTCAGCGCAACGACACCGGTGGGTATGCCCTCAGCTATGAAACCGCAAAAGCGTTTCATGTATCGCCCTTTAACAACCTGGAAGGAACATACCATTTTTTCTTCTCGTCCCTTGAAACCGGGCTGGACATAAAGATCGAGCTGATCCGGGACGGTGAACTGGTGTTCGAAGCTAAACTGGTGGGCAAAGCCGTTGCCCTGACGCCCGGATCCCACGCCCGAACCCTGCTGGCCCACCCGGTGGTACCGCACCTGAGCATTCCCCGGATTTACTGGCAGGCCTTCCGCCTGTCCTTTCAGAGAAAGCTCGCCTACCACCCGAAGCCCGCGCCGAAGAGCATCATGACGATTCCCAGCACCAAACCCTTTCTGCTGCAAACCCTCTGTCAGCGGATCGTTATGTCGGTGCTGAGAAAGATCAATCAGGGCCAACTGCAGATGATACTGCCCGACAGACGCCGACGGATACTCGGAACGGAAGGCTCGGGGCCGAAAGGCGTCATTGACGTCCGGGATTATCATTTTTTCCCCCGGCTGGTTTTTCAGGGTGATATCGGATTTGGCGAGGCTTACGTGGACGGGAACTGGGACAGCCCCGACCTGGCGGGCCTGTTTACGGTCCTGATCAAAAACCGCTCGGCCATCAGTGACGGCAACTGGCTGACCGCTCTGCCGTTGTTGATAAAAGAGCGGTTGGCCCATATCGCCCGAAAAAACTCCATCCCCGGCAGCCGCGAAAACATTTACCAGCATTATGACCTGGGCAACGATTTTTACGCCCTGTTCCTGGATGACAGCATGACCTATTCCTGCGCCCTGTTTCAGTCGCCGGGGGACAGTCTTGAAACCGCCCAGCAACACAAATTAAACCGTATCATCGAAAAAGCCCGCATCGGCCCGGACGATCATGTGCTGGAAATCGGCTGCGGCTGGGGCGGGTTTGCCATTGAAGCCGTTCGGCAGACCGGCTGCCGGGTAACCGGTATCACCATCTCGCAGGCCCAGCACGATCTGGCCGTCGAGCGTGTGCGGCAGGCCGGGCTTCAGGATCGGATCGACATTCAGCTGAAAGACTTCCGTCATCTGGAGGGGGCTTTTGACCGGATCGTTTCCATTGAAATGCTGGAAGCCGTGGGTGAAAAGTATATGGCCGGCTTTTTTCAGGCCTGTGACCGGCTGCTGAAAAAAGGCGGCCGGGCGGTCATCCAGACCATCACCATTCCGGACCAGCGTTATCGAGAGTATCGCCGCCAGCGGGACTGGATTCAGAAGCATATTTTCCCGGGGGGACACCTGCCCTCCCTGACCCTGATCAGCAGCATCCTGACCCGGAAAACCGGGTTTACCATCGATTACCTGGAAAACATCGGCCCCCATTACGCCATCACCCTCAATCACTGGCGTCGGCGGTTTATGGATAACGAGGCCCATGTCCGGGCATTGGGTTTTGACACCGTTTTTATCCGCAAGTGGTTTTACTACCTGGCCGTGTGTGAAGCCGGCTTTGCCAACCGCGCCCTGGGCGACCTGCAGCTGGTGCTGGTGCGGGAGTGA
- a CDS encoding FAD-dependent oxidoreductase produces the protein MKIAVVGGGISGILTAYLLQQNHQVVLFEKNAYTGGHTNTIVIPSGPDRGLPVDTGFIVFNEKTYPVFIRFLTRLGVSFHKTDMSFSYCCQRTGQVFASRNLNTLFARRGNLLRPGYWLFVRGMVRFLETIRADYLSGRLPDITLAAYLKQNGFSDNVMNWFVVPMAAAIWSASDARILGFPVRAFAQFYENHGLLTVRNHPAWYFVGGGSHNYVNAFLKSFTGQVMNRRPVGQIRRNEEGVTLTMSDGEKLDFEKVVLATHADEALALLSDPTPDENRLLSAWRYSRNYTVLHTDASLMPPNRVAWASWNYLRAAEEAGDRPITVTYHMNRLQKLKTNTDYFVTLNPVRPIPGQCVITTIDYTHPIYDEAAFATQAELDTLNDRCHTFFCGSYFGYGFHEDGARSALNVGRYFDVTL, from the coding sequence ATGAAGATTGCTGTGGTAGGAGGGGGGATTTCCGGAATCCTGACGGCGTATCTGCTGCAGCAGAACCATCAGGTCGTTCTTTTTGAAAAAAACGCGTACACCGGCGGACACACCAATACGATTGTCATCCCATCGGGCCCGGACCGGGGGCTGCCGGTTGACACCGGTTTTATAGTGTTCAACGAAAAAACATACCCGGTGTTTATCCGTTTTTTAACCCGCCTGGGTGTTTCCTTCCACAAGACCGATATGTCTTTCAGCTACTGCTGTCAGCGCACCGGTCAGGTCTTTGCCAGCCGCAACCTCAACACCCTGTTCGCGCGGCGCGGCAATCTGCTGCGGCCGGGCTACTGGCTGTTTGTCCGGGGCATGGTCCGTTTTTTAGAAACCATTCGCGCTGATTACCTGTCCGGCCGCCTGCCGGATATAACGCTGGCGGCCTATTTAAAGCAGAACGGTTTTTCCGACAATGTCATGAACTGGTTCGTCGTTCCCATGGCGGCCGCCATCTGGTCGGCCTCGGACGCCCGGATCCTGGGGTTTCCGGTCCGGGCCTTCGCCCAGTTTTATGAAAATCACGGGCTGCTGACGGTCCGCAATCATCCCGCCTGGTATTTCGTGGGTGGCGGCAGTCACAACTATGTCAACGCTTTTCTGAAAAGCTTCACCGGTCAGGTGATGAACCGCCGCCCCGTCGGGCAGATCAGGCGGAACGAGGAAGGCGTGACCCTCACCATGAGCGACGGCGAGAAACTTGATTTTGAAAAGGTGGTCTTGGCCACCCATGCCGATGAAGCGCTGGCCCTTCTGTCCGATCCCACGCCGGATGAAAACCGGCTGCTGTCCGCCTGGCGGTATTCACGGAATTATACCGTGCTGCATACGGACGCCTCCCTGATGCCGCCCAACCGGGTTGCCTGGGCCTCCTGGAATTATCTGCGCGCGGCTGAAGAAGCGGGCGACCGCCCCATCACCGTTACCTATCACATGAACCGGCTGCAGAAGCTGAAAACAAACACCGACTATTTCGTGACGCTCAACCCGGTCCGGCCGATTCCCGGGCAGTGTGTCATCACGACCATCGACTATACTCACCCCATTTATGATGAGGCCGCCTTTGCCACCCAGGCCGAACTGGATACTTTAAACGACCGCTGTCACACTTTTTTCTGCGGCAGCTATTTCGGATACGGTTTTCACGAAGACGGTGCCAGGTCCGCCCTGAACGTGGGCCGGTATTTTGATGTGACCTTATGA
- a CDS encoding DUF2177 family protein, producing the protein MSAGKLLMVYGGMLASFLVIDLTWLGVVARSMYQKHLGYLMAPKVNWGAAIVFYLIFVFGLFFFAVLPGIETRALAKTLVSGCLFGVICYATYDLTNLATIKQWPLTITLIDMVWGAVLSTCVTATGFALAKM; encoded by the coding sequence ATGTCGGCAGGAAAACTTTTGATGGTATACGGCGGCATGCTGGCAAGCTTTCTGGTGATCGACCTGACCTGGCTGGGCGTTGTTGCCAGAAGCATGTATCAGAAGCATCTGGGATACCTGATGGCCCCCAAAGTCAACTGGGGGGCGGCCATCGTGTTTTACCTGATTTTCGTGTTCGGCCTCTTCTTTTTTGCCGTGCTGCCGGGCATCGAAACCAGGGCGCTGGCAAAAACCCTTGTTTCAGGCTGCCTGTTCGGCGTGATCTGCTACGCCACCTATGACCTGACCAACCTGGCCACCATAAAGCAGTGGCCCCTGACCATCACCCTGATTGACATGGTCTGGGGCGCGGTGCTCAGTACCTGCGTGACCGCTACCGGTTTTGCCCTGGCAAAGATGTAA